The following coding sequences are from one Humulus lupulus chromosome X, drHumLupu1.1, whole genome shotgun sequence window:
- the LOC133806704 gene encoding glutathione S-transferase T3-like, whose amino-acid sequence MVSRNYRPSIEKSSIDLNRETSSTSISETQPEHCAEGLENIILHNEDESRHKDYFNTNQIGEQARTGRQCKDHWNKMNQKVARFNGCYKRVQLAHHSGWSDEQILENSHQLYKSENNNSNLLFVDCWRLLKVEPKWNTMYQPTCGKRTKVSESGAFTSSSNADISDDEVREVRPTGQKATKRKGKEKKDTMLDL is encoded by the exons ATGGTTTCAAGAAATTATAGGCCTAGTATAGAAAAGTCTAGTATTGATTTGAATCGCGAAACATCGTCAACATCTATCTCTGAAACCCAACCTGAACATTGTGCTGAAGGGTTGGAAAATATTATTCTACACAATGAAGATGAATCAAGGCATAAAG ATTACTTCAACACCAACCAAATAGGTGAGCAAGCAAGGACTGGAAGGCAATGCAAAGACCATTGGAACAAGATGAATCAAAAGGTGGCGCGATTCAATGGATGTTATAAACGAGTTCAATTAGCACATCACAGTGGTTGGTCTGATGAGCAAATTCTTGAGAATTCACATCAATTGTACAAATCTGAAAATAACAACTCAAATTTATTATTTGTGGACTGTTGGAGATTGCTAAAGGTTGAGCCGAAATGGAATACAATGTACCAACCAACATGTGGTAAGAGAACAAAGGTGTCAGAATCAGGGGCATTTACTTCATCTTCTAATGCAGACATCAGTGACGATGAAGTACGTGAAGTGCGCCCTACTGGCCAAAAGGCAACAaagagaaaaggaaaggaaaaaaaagacaCAATGCTAGATTTATAG